Proteins encoded within one genomic window of Trichoderma asperellum chromosome 2, complete sequence:
- a CDS encoding uncharacterized protein (EggNog:ENOG41): MPPPGDMGYAPRMNDMGDGVERGERGYRRKKFAAMAGAVAGNIYRTGQIAVTEIRETYAQSKARGLDGEFDGPGSMHIPGAFPGVAITSEISPEQMMMFPCYAKQHTKKEWDQPSAYESETGNLQDEDYWRSEWERHQDERAIVDVDVRGWVYSPHSGPMTRRNRILIGLARQLSGIPVPRADQNQGPTPPTPQDEWREQEKIAQEAARIEQQGREEKRMANIGAYSEPPREDTGLSGSVYPPPPRPPPRRDSRTPDSLSGSPRPPTRQNSALATELTEAELATANANLMARIAPFLTNPSVSLPITIFFYNESQSQSRNVLTDDSGHFAIRAPLEFVPTHIKVLVNEGLSTTQEVKYIEPYGVSLISDIDDTVKMSNISAGAKEIFRNTFVRELADLTIEGVKEWYGKLQALGVSVHYCSNSPWQLFPMLATFFKISGLPIDSLHLKQYSGMLQGIFEPVAERKKNTLVRLLRDFPQRKFLLVGDSGEADLEVYTELALAYPGRILAVFIRDVTTPEAAAYFEPSFDMTRRTMSGLTVNNTAPNGRQAVRQNSSPGPVHAVKAPPAGPVMGTLIDFSDEPEEVKLDDTAALEQVKSSRRPGPSASAADLLARKPLPPPRPAKPAALASAPSIPTVRKSSVGLGISGATGSEPPPPLPRRPVGQNQSAHPLSQIQNSSQQTGQSPREENNRPPPPPPPPRRSARNLSPKVIPFGRGPSSNSDVDFDPLPPSLGPVPAASATGLSSFYRPSSRSGNTSPSASPTMAPVNKKLELWKRRLARAQEQLDQLGVALYTWRKGQDVEAEAVGIIKRYMAEMEKEKARR, encoded by the coding sequence ATGCCACCGCCGGGGGACATGGGCTATGCGCCCCGGATGAATGATATGGGAGATGGTGTCGAGAGGGGCGAGAGGGGCTATCGGCGGAAGAAGTTTGCTGCCATGGCCGGAGCTGTGGCTGGAAACATATATCGGACTGGCCAGATTGCCGTGACGGAGATTCGAGAGACGTATGCTCAGTCCAAAGCGCGGGGCCTGGACGGCGAATTCGACGGGCCCGGTAGCATGCATATTCCGGGAGCGTTCCCAGGGGTGGCTATAACGTCGGAAATCAGCCCCgagcagatgatgatgttcCCGTGCTACGCGAAACAACACACGAAAAAGGAGTGGGATCAGCCCTCGGCGTACGAGTCGGAAACCGGCAACCTGCAGGATGAGGACTACTGGAGGTCGGAGTGGGAGAGGCACCAAGACGAGAGAGCAATCGTGGACGTTGACGTCCGAGGCTGGGTCTATTCGCCCCATTCTGGTCCAATGACGCGGCGAAACCGCATCTTGATCGGCCTTGCGCGACAACTTAGTGGAATCCCGGTGCCGAGAGCAGACCAGAACCAAGGACCTACGCCCCCTACTCCGCAAGATGAATGGAGAGAGCAGGAGAAGATTGCCCAAGAGGCTGCTAGGATCGAACAGCAGGGccgagaagagaagcgaaTGGCAAACATTGGCGCTTACAGCGAACCACCTAGGGAAGACACTGGCTTGAGCGGATCAGTGTATCCTCCTCCGCCCAGACCTCCTCCTCGAAGAGATAGTCGAACGCCCGATTCTCTTTCTGGGAGCCCCAGGCCTCCAACCAGGCAAAACTCGGCATTGGCCACCGAGCTCACAGAGGCTGAACTAGCTACGGCAAACGCCAACTTGATGGCCAGGATAGCACCCTTTTTGACCAATCCCTCAGTGTCTCTCCCCATCACAATTTTTTTCTACAATGAGTCGCAATCCCAGTCACGCAACGTTCTCACCGACGATTCTGGTCATTTTGCCATTCGGGCGCCCCTGGAATTTGTTCCTACCCACATCAAGGTGCTCGTAAACGAAGGACTATCGACGACGCAAGAGGTCAAGTACATCGAGCCATATGGTGTCAGCCTGATCAGCGATATAGATGACACCGTTAAAATGTCGAATATTTCAGCGGGCGCAAAGGAGATTTTCAGAAATACCTTTGTACGGGAGCTGGCCGATCTCACAATTGAAGGAGTCAAAGAATGGTACGGAAAGTTGCAGGCCCTCGGTGTGAGTGTACACTACTGCTCAAACAGTCCGTGGCAGCTATTCCCCATGCTAGCGACGTTCTTTAAGATATCCGGCCTCCCGATTGATTCTCTACATTTAAAGCAGTATTCGGGCATGCTGCAAGGCATCTTTGAGCCTGTGGCTGAGCGAAAGAAGAATACGCTGGTCCGCCTGCTACGAGATTTTCCTCAGCGCAAGTTCCTTCTAGTCGGAGATAGCGGAGAGGCTGATTTGGAAGTATACAcggagctggcgctggcttACCCGGGCCGGATACTGGCAGTCTTTATTCGAGACGTGACGACCCCTGAAGCTGCGGCGTACTTTGAGCCATCTTTCGATATGACTCGACGGACCATGTCGGGCTTGACTGTGAACAATACTGCTCCAAATGGTAGACAAGCCGTGCGACAGAACTCATCACCAGGGCCAGTACATGCTGTCAAGGCCCCTCCAGCTGGACCAGTCATGGGCACCCTCATTGACTTTTCCGACGAGCCTGAGGAGGTAAAACTGGATGATACTGCAGCCCTGGAGCAAGTCAAGTCATCAAGAAGACCAGGCCCATCCGCCAGTGCCGCAGATTTGCTTGCTCGGAAACCACTACCGCCGCCTCGTCCGGCCAAGCCCGCTGCTCTAGCCAGCGCCCCCTCCATACCCACTGTTAGAAAGAGCTCTGTCGGCTTGGGGATTTCAGGAGCGACAGGTTCTGAACCACCGCCACCACTACCGAGAAGGCCTGTGGGACAGAATCAATCAGCTCACCCTCTGTCTCAGATTCAGAATTCGTCTCAACAGACTGGTCAATCACCAAGAGAGGAAAACAAcaggccaccaccacctcctcccCCACCTCGCCGTAGCGCAAGGAATCTCAGCCCCAAAGTAATACCCTTCGGACGCGGCCCATCATCCAATTCAGATGTCGACTTTGACCCCCTGCCGCCGTCACTCGGCCCTGTGCCCGCAGCTTCTGCCACCGGCCTTTCGTCATTCTATCGCCCCAGCAGCCGATCCGGAAACACCTCGCCCTCGGCATCGCCAACCATGGCTCCTGTGaacaagaagctcgagctCTGGAAAAGACGACTTGCTAGGGCGCAAGAGCAGCTCGATCAGCTGGGTGTGGCGCTATATACCTGGCGTAAAGGGCAGGAtgttgaggctgaggcagTGGGCATTATAAAGCGGTACATGGCGGAaatggaaaaggagaaggcaaGGAGATGA
- the DRS1 gene encoding nucleolar DEAD-box protein required for synthesis of 60S ribosomal subunit (BUSCO:EOG092D1GCX): MAPSQKRSIEDDFIHTLSDNDEGVAQEELVAAQPPKKKAKTNKKSAKKNKDEEPQPEENEGQWGQKEEDDGAMDSDFEFMLDDAGQFGEDEFEGWGFESAKQGMAVEKVGVDLDEIIRRRREKKKGGKEADVAEDGNEEAADGNVNIDMDDDEDGVLADDAFGMNVDEDAEESDEDAEAKGSDEEDGDDDDDAASDNDSVATPVNHPDDMSDDDDDDEEDLEEKAKRDAFFAPEEKQKSGKKVDASSFQVMSLSRPIMRGITAVGFTKPTPIQAKTIPIALMGKDLVGGAVTGSGKTAAFVLPILERLLYRPKKIPTTRVVILTPTRELAIQCHAVATKLAAHTDIKFTLAVGGLSLKVQEAELRLRPDVIIATPGRFIDHMRNSASFSVDTVEILVLDEADRMLEDGFADELNEILTTLPKSRQTMLFSATMTSTVDRLIKVGLNKPVRVMVDSQKKTAGTLTQEFVRLRPGREEKRMGYLVHICKNLYTERVIIFFRQKKDAHRARIIFGLLGFSCAELHGSMNQTQRIASVENFRDGKVSYLLATDLASRGLDIKGVDTVINYEAPQSVEIYVHRVGRTARAGRNGISVTLAAEPDRKVVKAAVKAGKAQGSKIISRIIEAKDADKWQAEIDEMDDEIEEIEKEEKEERQLAQVEMQIKKSENIIKHEDEIKARPKRTWFETQQDKNNAKQAGKDELNGPRSGKKKVGSTKLSNKDKKRMDLKMQRAEGKEWKKSKTDAKNAAGKTGKKKAAPAKGKAKVQVKKPRGKR; encoded by the exons aaatgaaggcCAGTGGGGCcaaaaggaggaggatgatggcgcaATGGATTCTGATTTCGAATTCATGCTAGATGATGCTGGGCAATTCGGCGAAGACGAGTTTGAGGGATGGGGATTCGAGAGCGCCAAGCAGGGAATGGCAGTCGAAAAGGTCGGCGTTGATTTGGATGAGATTATTAGAAGacgaagggaaaagaagaagggtggCAAGGAGGCTGATGTTGCAGAAGATGGCAATGAAGAGGCCGCGGATGGCAACGTTAACATCGAcatggacgacgacgaagacggaGTGCTAGCAGATGATGCATTTGGCATGAATGTCGACGAAGATGCCGAAGAGTCAGATGAGGATGCTGAAGCCAAGGGctctgacgaagaagatggtgacgatgacgatgacgcgGCTTCAGATAACGACTCTGTAGCTACACCAGTCAACCACCCCGACGATATGtccgacgatgacgacgatgacgaggaagatCTCGAAGAGAAAGCCAAACGAGATGCTTTCTTCGCCCccgaagaaaagcaaaagtctGGAAAGAAGGTGGATGCTTCATCCTTCCAAGTTATGTCTTTGTCAAGACCCATTATGCGTGGTATCACTGCTGTCGGCTTCACTAAGCCAACGCCTATCCAAGCCAAGACGATCCCCATTGCTCTCATGGGCAAGGATCTCGTTGGTGGTGCAGTTACAGGTTCCGGAAAGACAGCAGCGTTCGTGCTTCCCATCCTGGAGCGACTTCTATACCGACCTAAGAAGATCCCCACCACTCGTGTTGTGATCCTTACCCCCACTCGTGAGCTGGCAATCCAGTGTCACGCCGTAGCCACAAAACTAGCAGCGCACACAGACATCAAGTTCACTCTAGCTGTTGGTGGTCTTAGTCTCAAGGTTCAGGAAGCAGAACTCCGACTGAGACCGGACGTCATCATTGCGACCCCCGGTCGATTTATTGACCATATGAGGAACTCGGCTAGTTTCTCCGTTGATACCGTTGAGATTCTGGTCCTTGATGAGGCCGATCGAATGCTGGAAGATGGTTTTGCCGACGAACTCAACGAAATTCTTACAACGCTGCCCAAGTCACGCCAAACGATGCTCTTCTCCGCTACCATGACTTCCACTGTCGACCGTCTTATCAAGGTTGGACTGAACAAGCCCGTGAGAGTAATGGTCGATTCACAAAAGAAAACCGCCGGTACTTTGACTCAGGAGTTTGTAAGACTTCGCCCGGGCCGCGAAGAGAAGCGTATGGGCTATCTGGTACATATCTGCAAGAACCTTTACACCGAAagagtcatcatcttcttccgccAAAAGAAGGATGCTCACAGAGCCCGAATCATCTTTGGTCTCCTGGGTTTCTCTTGTGCAGAGCTCCACGGTAGCATGAACCAGACACAG CGTATTGCCAGCGTCGAAAACTTCCGAGACGGCAAGGTTTCCTACCTGTTGGCAACAGACTTGGCCTCTCGTGGTCTCGATATCAAGGGTGTCGACACCGTCATCAACTACGAGGCCCCCCAGTCTGTGGAGATTTACGTGCACAGAGTTGGTCGAACAGCCCGTGCCGGACGTAACGGTATATCAGTGACTCTTGCCGCTGAGCCCGACCGTAAGGTCGTCAAGGCTGCTGTCAAAGCCGGCAAGGCACAGGGTTCTAAGATCATAAGCCGCATCATCGAGGCCAAGGACGCAGATAAGTGGCAGGCCGAGATTGATGAGATGGACGACGAGATcgaagagattgagaaggaagagaaggaggagagacAACTCGCCCAAGTTGAGATGCAGatcaagaagagcgagaacATCATCAAGCACGAGGATGAGATCAAGGCACGGCCAAAGAGAACATGGTTTGAGACTCAGCAGGATAAGAACAATGCAAAGCAGGCTGGAAAGGACGAGCTGAACGGCCCGCGCAgcggaaagaagaaggtcgGTTCAACTAAGCTGAGTAACAAAGACAAGAAGCGAATGGATCTGAAGATGCAGCGTGCCGAAGGAAAggagtggaagaagagcaagacaGACGCCAAAAACGCCGCAGGCAAGactggcaagaagaaggctgctcCAGCCAAGGGCAAAGCAAAGGTCCAGGTGAAGAAGCCGAGGGGGAAAAGGTGA